In Candidatus Zixiibacteriota bacterium, the DNA window GCTGATCTGGCTGCTCTGCGCATTGTCCCAGATCGTCGACGGCCAGTCGGCTTGGCTCAGCGTCAGGTTGAAGGCATCGCTGTACAAACCATCGTTCGTGACCGTGAGCGTGTGCCAGATTGTGTCGTCGACAGCGCCCGATCCCAGTGAGACCGAAGGCGTCAACAGCACATTGTAGTCGATCACGCGGAACGAGAAGGTTTCCGTCGTGTCGGCCTTGCCGTTGATCGCATGCGCTTCGAGATAGTAGTTAATCGTCGTCCCCGGAGCCTGCGCCGGAATTGCGCCGGCAAATTCATTCGGATTGCCGGTAGCGACCAACGTGTCGAGGTACGGCGTGAAGTTGATGTTGTAGCGCAGCAACAGTGAATCCGGCTTCAGTGCCGCATCAGCCGTGATCGTGCAGACCACCGGATACGGGTTGACTGTGTCCTTGGTGTCGTTCAGCGGCGTGTGCACGATCTGAACCCCGGCATAGGGATCCCAGGTATTCACGAACGTGGCCCCGGTATTGTCAGGATCAAGCCAGTCGCGCAGCCGCGTCGCGGCCGTGCCGCCGCCCGTCCAGGACAACGAGAACTTGCCGTAGTAATCGGCGCGCAGGTCATTGCAGGCCGCCCAGCCACCATGGAGTTGGCCGATCACCTGGTGGTACTTGTTGTATAACGGCGAACCGGAGGAACCGCCTTCAGTCGTGCCGTCGTCCCACACCGCGATCCGCCAGTGGCTGAGGCTGGGGTTTACGGTCGAACCGAGGTAGTCGGTCGACTCATAGAAATCATAATCAAACGAGATCTTCTTGATGTCACCGGCCGGATGATGGATGCCGACGGCGGAGTCGCCGTTGACGTTCTGGTTGTTCCAGCCGTTGAACGTCACCTTGAACGAATCCGGCGGCGTCTCGTTGAGCAGCAGCAGGCCGAAGTCGGAGGTTGACCAGTTAGCTTTCAGCGTCGAGCCCTGCACCGTCATGTAGGTAGGACCGTTGATGTTCGCACAAGTCGGGCTCTCATAGTTGAACATGATAATCCAGGTGTTCGAGCTGCCGAGACAGTGATTGGCGGTGAGGAAGTACGGCGTCTTGTCCTGCCGCACGTTGTTCACCATCGAGCCCGAGCAATAGCGCGTGCCGTTGGACAGCAACACCATCGCGACCGCGCGCTTTTCCTTCTGCCAGGGCGCGCCTTCGGGGCAGTTGACGTTATTGTTGCAGGAACCGGAACTGCCGAAGTCCAGAGCGTCCTTGGTGATCTTGAAGATGTCACGGTACGCATGGACGACGCGCGAGATTGTGACTTCGCCGTCGTAAACGACATCGGCCGGTTCATAGTATTCGACCGTGATTTCGTCGCCCCGTACCGGCGCCGTCGCCATTTCGCCGTGCGGCTTGTTGTTGCGCGCGGTGAAGGCGCCGATCAGATCGGTGCGGTCGCGGTTGTAAACGAACAGCTTGGCGCCTTCGGGAAGGCGATAGCGGCTGAAGATCAAATTGATCGAATAGGCGCCCGGCGATGCGAAGGTAATGCGCCAGACGCGGCCACCGTCCGGAAGGTCCTCCCAGACGCCGCTGTTGTCGAGCGAGTAGTTGACGTCGAACGGATAGCCGAAGCGGAAGGGCACGTCCTTGCCCGCTTCCGCCGCGTCTTCCGCCAACAGCGCGGGTACATCGACCGACCCCATCAG includes these proteins:
- a CDS encoding trypsin-like peptidase domain-containing protein, whose translation is MQQFYRPLQRFGELTRPVWWRRILPLFALLCFVLAGNAAAQISEGGTPPSFDKALRGDVPRLLMGSVDVPALLAEDAAEAGKDVPFRFGYPFDVNYSLDNSGVWEDLPDGGRVWRITFASPGAYSINLIFSRYRLPEGAKLFVYNRDRTDLIGAFTARNNKPHGEMATAPVRGDEITVEYYEPADVVYDGEVTISRVVHAYRDIFKITKDALDFGSSGSCNNNVNCPEGAPWQKEKRAVAMVLLSNGTRYCSGSMVNNVRQDKTPYFLTANHCLGSSNTWIIMFNYESPTCANINGPTYMTVQGSTLKANWSTSDFGLLLLNETPPDSFKVTFNGWNNQNVNGDSAVGIHHPAGDIKKISFDYDFYESTDYLGSTVNPSLSHWRIAVWDDGTTEGGSSGSPLYNKYHQVIGQLHGGWAACNDLRADYYGKFSLSWTGGGTAATRLRDWLDPDNTGATFVNTWDPYAGVQIVHTPLNDTKDTVNPYPVVCTITADAALKPDSLLLRYNINFTPYLDTLVATGNPNEFAGAIPAQAPGTTINYYLEAHAINGKADTTETFSFRVIDYNVLLTPSVSLGSGAVDDTIWHTLTVTNDGLYSDAFNLTLSQADWPSTIWDNAQSSQIS